One part of the Candidatus Borreliella tachyglossi genome encodes these proteins:
- a CDS encoding J domain-containing protein, with protein sequence MSNLFRILFLLLLLVLIFNPFTLGILFMFIIFFIISSLLGGFRVYTTRGYSYSKSREFEFYKLSFLLMAKLISILGSMTGEQLNYINFIINSLNLSERHKTELYNIFHFYITKNRNADKILYTLKLGYFQHKDLFVWLVSALKEINKLARYKNAEGDRFILYVSSFLELDFENYDTYKNINIEIVNPYAVLGLKHSSSDDDIKKTYKKLVMQCHPDRFANEPIKQREANEKFIKIRNAYEKICKDRNLK encoded by the coding sequence ATGTCTAATTTGTTTCGGATTTTATTTTTATTGTTGTTACTTGTTTTGATTTTCAATCCCTTTACTTTGGGCATACTGTTCATGTTTATTATTTTTTTTATAATCTCCAGTCTTTTGGGGGGTTTTAGGGTATATACAACAAGAGGTTATTCTTATTCTAAGTCAAGGGAATTTGAATTTTATAAGCTGTCTTTTTTATTAATGGCTAAGTTGATTTCTATTTTGGGATCAATGACAGGTGAACAATTAAACTATATTAACTTTATTATTAATTCTTTAAATTTGTCTGAAAGACATAAGACAGAGCTTTATAATATATTTCATTTCTATATTACTAAGAACAGAAATGCAGACAAAATATTGTATACACTAAAACTTGGATACTTTCAGCATAAAGATCTTTTTGTGTGGCTTGTTTCAGCTCTAAAAGAGATTAATAAGCTAGCTAGGTATAAGAATGCAGAAGGAGATAGATTTATTCTTTATGTTAGTTCTTTTCTTGAGCTTGATTTTGAGAATTATGATACTTACAAAAACATTAATATAGAGATTGTGAATCCTTATGCGGTATTGGGTTTAAAGCACAGCTCCAGTGATGATGACATAAAGAAAACTTATAAAAAACTGGTTATGCAATGTCATCCGGATAGATTTGCAAATGAACCTATTAAGCAAAGAGAAGCGAATGAAAAATTTATTAAGATTCGAAATGCTTATGAGAAGATCTGTAAGGATAGGAATTTAAAATAA
- a CDS encoding methyl-accepting chemotaxis protein yields the protein MHDDSVNVKLKNMRFFIYFMLFGFVCFSLLFIGQAYLSYKNGYLERVRSDFRIFSSNVTFQFKNKYDYAIHILNNFIKDDEVLSVLKDASGSFISSIDLKSMYDLKVSSDLFLNSKEFSKVSKIFKYIPFKEDSLEGIFYIPIGQNVLIASRDFSFLDINNIIEHPIYFIPAKTNVAYYSSYQKVRNNFYTVVSVPVVKNGSEVLGVICLVVCFEDLLNNIASQFNSGLKSSNTNYEFFVVDREFKPLFLGINEIGADNFSEGYERSAVSRSLGYVKTDPNIFEHIFQHGNSSYLLNTIQIDGNVVQGFIWNMSSATLGFQSNSVLFLGFLLLSLFIIFYLCKSLILPVMEDFRIMFQHKKAKDDILNIDPPLEVKYTSLIFSYIASEFNSFSSKTIDAINRIKSYSHKLGKYLDEISISETEIDKVGTSLSIYERIGDTFSKIEKSILNILKDFESISEPISDHNKNIADIATRFEDNATAFYGIDKNLEIFNKVVAANSTNIDSVKSRVFELNSIFEGVNKNFSELLSQTNNLQSANKLLVLISAQTNMLAMNAAIEAAKAGDAGKSFAVVAEEIRKLAINSGKYSTTIKDELKTVNNIISVISSEIDTIYKNFMDIQDNVNNNSVQHERINITINKHIKEIKSFEGKYLSHDIKIKDTKNMYKEIFNNYLFVNGKFNNLNNDLNEFEVSKMSLDALGPLREHMDLVRGAREKITKMKDIVEGIDKELQGM from the coding sequence ATGCATGATGATTCAGTAAATGTGAAATTAAAAAATATGAGATTTTTTATTTATTTCATGCTTTTTGGTTTTGTTTGCTTTAGTTTGTTGTTTATAGGCCAAGCATATTTAAGCTATAAAAATGGATATTTGGAACGTGTTAGGTCTGATTTTAGGATATTTTCAAGTAATGTTACTTTTCAGTTTAAGAACAAATATGATTATGCTATTCACATCCTTAATAATTTTATTAAGGATGATGAAGTTTTGAGTGTTTTGAAGGATGCTTCGGGTAGTTTTATTTCAAGTATTGACTTGAAATCTATGTATGATTTGAAAGTCAGTAGTGATTTGTTTTTAAATTCGAAAGAATTTAGTAAGGTAAGCAAAATTTTTAAGTATATACCTTTTAAAGAGGATTCTTTGGAGGGAATTTTTTATATTCCTATTGGACAAAATGTTTTGATTGCAAGTAGAGACTTTTCATTCTTGGATATAAATAATATTATTGAGCATCCAATTTATTTTATTCCTGCAAAGACTAATGTTGCTTATTATTCAAGTTATCAGAAAGTAAGGAATAATTTTTACACTGTTGTAAGTGTTCCGGTTGTTAAGAATGGTTCTGAGGTATTGGGTGTAATCTGTTTGGTAGTTTGTTTTGAGGATTTGCTGAACAATATCGCAAGTCAATTTAATTCTGGTCTTAAATCTAGCAATACAAACTATGAATTTTTTGTGGTTGACAGAGAGTTTAAGCCTTTGTTTTTAGGTATTAATGAAATAGGTGCTGATAATTTTTCAGAAGGGTATGAGCGCAGTGCTGTAAGTAGATCTTTGGGATATGTTAAGACAGATCCTAATATTTTTGAGCATATTTTTCAACATGGGAATTCTTCGTATTTATTAAATACGATCCAGATTGATGGGAATGTGGTTCAAGGTTTTATATGGAATATGAGCTCTGCCACTCTTGGATTTCAATCAAATTCGGTATTATTTTTGGGATTTTTGTTACTTTCTTTGTTTATTATATTTTATCTTTGCAAGAGCCTAATTTTGCCTGTTATGGAAGATTTTAGGATTATGTTTCAGCATAAGAAGGCAAAAGATGACATTTTAAATATTGACCCTCCTTTAGAAGTTAAATACACATCTTTGATTTTCTCTTATATTGCTTCTGAATTTAATAGCTTTTCTTCAAAAACGATTGATGCTATCAATAGAATTAAAAGTTATTCACATAAGTTAGGTAAATATTTAGATGAGATAAGCATATCTGAAACAGAAATAGACAAGGTGGGTACTAGTCTTTCTATTTATGAGAGAATAGGGGATACTTTTTCTAAAATTGAAAAATCAATTCTTAATATTTTGAAAGATTTTGAATCAATATCTGAGCCAATTAGTGATCATAATAAAAATATAGCAGATATTGCTACTAGATTTGAAGATAATGCCACTGCTTTTTATGGCATAGATAAGAATTTAGAGATCTTCAATAAAGTTGTTGCAGCAAATTCTACAAATATTGATAGTGTTAAAAGTAGAGTTTTTGAATTAAATTCTATTTTTGAAGGTGTTAATAAGAATTTTTCTGAACTTTTATCTCAGACGAATAATCTTCAAAGTGCAAATAAGCTTTTAGTGTTAATATCAGCTCAAACGAATATGCTTGCGATGAATGCAGCCATTGAGGCTGCCAAAGCTGGTGATGCTGGTAAAAGTTTTGCTGTTGTTGCAGAGGAAATTAGGAAGCTTGCTATAAATTCTGGTAAATATTCAACAACTATTAAGGATGAACTTAAAACGGTTAATAATATTATTTCGGTTATAAGTTCAGAAATTGATACTATTTATAAGAATTTTATGGATATCCAGGATAATGTTAATAATAATTCTGTGCAGCATGAGCGGATAAATATTACGATTAACAAACATATTAAGGAAATTAAATCCTTTGAGGGTAAGTATTTATCTCATGATATTAAGATTAAAGATACTAAGAATATGTATAAGGAAATATTTAATAATTACCTTTTTGTGAACGGAAAGTTCAATAATTTAAATAATGATTTGAATGAATTTGAAGTTTCTAAGATGAGTTTAGATGCATTAGGGCCTTTGCGTGAGCATATGGATTTAGTTAGGGGAGCTAGAGAAAAAATCACTAAGATGAAAGATATTGTTGAGGGTATTGATAAGGAACTTCAGGGGATGTAG
- the murB gene encoding UDP-N-acetylmuramate dehydrogenase has protein sequence MLININNFLSKINANPITENLANYTTYKIGGISKLFFAPKTIKDAEHLFKTAIEEKVKIFILGGGSNLLINDEGEIDFPIIYTGYLNKIELQGNKITAECGTNFEDLCNFALENELRGLEFIYGIPGTLGGAVWMNARCFGNEISEILDLVIFIDENGKLICKKFDKSEFSYKMSPFQNKNLFILKVTLNLAKGNKTHIEKIMKQTKQNRIDRGHYLFPSSGSTFKNNKNFLKPTGQIIEECNLKGLKIGDASVSQYHGNFIINHKNASAKDIKALIDKVKTEVQIKTSFSLEEEILYIGFKTKT, from the coding sequence ATGCTAATAAACATAAATAACTTCTTAAGTAAAATCAATGCTAATCCTATAACAGAAAATCTTGCAAACTACACAACCTATAAAATAGGGGGCATTTCTAAACTATTTTTCGCACCCAAAACCATCAAAGATGCCGAGCATCTATTTAAAACAGCAATAGAAGAAAAGGTTAAAATATTCATTCTAGGTGGTGGATCCAATCTATTAATAAACGATGAAGGAGAAATTGATTTTCCCATAATATACACTGGATACTTAAATAAAATTGAACTCCAAGGTAATAAAATTACTGCTGAATGCGGAACTAATTTTGAAGATTTATGTAATTTTGCACTGGAAAATGAATTAAGAGGATTAGAATTTATATATGGAATTCCTGGGACACTTGGGGGCGCAGTTTGGATGAATGCTAGGTGTTTTGGAAATGAAATTTCTGAAATATTAGATCTGGTTATTTTTATAGATGAAAATGGTAAGCTTATTTGCAAAAAATTTGATAAAAGTGAATTTTCATATAAAATGTCCCCATTTCAAAATAAAAACCTTTTCATACTAAAAGTCACATTAAATCTAGCAAAGGGGAATAAAACGCATATTGAAAAAATTATGAAACAAACCAAACAAAACAGAATAGATAGAGGTCATTATCTCTTTCCAAGCAGCGGAAGTACATTTAAAAATAATAAAAATTTTTTAAAACCTACCGGACAAATAATTGAAGAATGTAACTTAAAAGGACTAAAAATTGGAGACGCATCAGTATCACAATACCATGGAAACTTTATTATAAACCATAAAAACGCCAGCGCTAAAGATATTAAAGCTCTAATTGACAAAGTAAAAACTGAGGTACAAATAAAAACCAGCTTTTCACTTGAGGAAGAAATCCTCTATATTGGCTTTAAAACCAAAACTTAA
- a CDS encoding IPT/TIG domain-containing protein translates to MARVFKSKYFVLSLVFLILLGLFIFSGFLFYLKPVIYEISPIPASHENIIVIRGHNLGTKVGDININDHYLTKSSIVSWSDEEVVFKITDEIHSGLIFIRSEKGISNELFLVISRQVPIKLKRVNEPFIFAVQGLRLTTNIPVILRGRNLTTAAADVQIFIRTKEELYKVLPQDVLRLSGEEIEFIPPKTLRLKGEIFLLVDGIESNKIFFNFEPNFFKWTLGRVKNFKISHEIYFVQDTKRDSSLKLHDINFNVFYLSPIENARQKIKFSENNGIGLDLNNLFFKSLKGDKHHFKFEVETYNLDLEIFDRKALENIKVNTDKDMHEFKAYVLNKKNKYSSYESLDLNPVTLIIGKIDSGSVYELAKSIIDALILYFRITDNDLNLAESIKVREISADNLITLTNLIFLQKNIPLRTAVGFYFDSESATLKKHTWCEFFLDNIGFIYFDIINAVLFKDSSSYFLNMSENYIHYGYKEDFDDHLISSEYLDLALLKYKSLSNDNYSLNYRFSLEENINDR, encoded by the coding sequence TTGGCAAGGGTTTTTAAGAGTAAATATTTTGTTTTAAGCTTGGTTTTTTTAATTTTACTAGGGTTATTTATTTTTTCTGGATTCTTATTTTATTTAAAACCTGTAATTTATGAAATATCGCCAATTCCTGCTTCGCATGAAAATATAATTGTGATTAGAGGACATAATTTAGGTACTAAGGTTGGAGATATTAATATTAATGATCACTATTTAACTAAGAGTAGCATTGTGAGTTGGAGTGATGAGGAAGTAGTATTCAAAATTACAGATGAAATACATTCGGGTTTGATTTTTATACGGAGTGAAAAAGGAATTAGTAATGAACTTTTTCTTGTTATTAGTAGGCAAGTTCCAATTAAACTTAAGAGAGTGAATGAACCTTTTATTTTTGCTGTTCAGGGGCTAAGGTTAACGACAAACATTCCTGTTATACTGAGAGGCAGAAATTTGACAACAGCTGCTGCTGATGTTCAGATATTTATTCGAACAAAGGAAGAACTTTACAAAGTTCTTCCTCAAGATGTATTAAGATTGAGTGGCGAGGAGATAGAGTTCATTCCGCCAAAGACTCTGCGCCTTAAGGGTGAGATTTTTTTATTGGTTGATGGAATTGAAAGTAATAAGATATTTTTTAACTTTGAACCGAATTTTTTTAAGTGGACTTTGGGTAGAGTTAAAAATTTTAAGATATCTCATGAAATTTATTTTGTGCAAGATACCAAGAGAGATTCTAGTTTGAAGCTGCATGATATTAATTTTAATGTTTTTTATTTAAGTCCAATTGAAAATGCAAGGCAGAAAATTAAGTTTTCAGAGAATAATGGTATTGGATTAGATTTAAATAATTTATTTTTTAAAAGCCTAAAAGGGGATAAACATCATTTTAAATTTGAAGTTGAGACTTATAATCTAGATTTAGAAATTTTTGATAGAAAAGCTTTAGAGAATATTAAGGTGAATACAGATAAGGATATGCATGAATTTAAGGCATATGTTTTAAATAAAAAAAATAAATATTCGTCTTATGAGTCACTTGATTTAAATCCAGTGACTCTGATTATAGGTAAAATAGATAGTGGGTCAGTTTATGAATTAGCTAAGTCTATTATTGATGCTTTAATTTTGTATTTCAGAATTACCGATAATGATTTAAATTTGGCTGAGTCTATTAAAGTGAGAGAAATTTCGGCCGATAATCTAATAACTCTTACAAATTTGATATTTTTGCAAAAAAATATACCGTTACGAACTGCAGTTGGATTTTATTTTGATTCTGAGTCTGCTACCCTTAAAAAGCATACTTGGTGTGAATTCTTTTTAGATAATATTGGGTTTATTTATTTTGATATAATAAATGCGGTATTATTTAAGGATAGTTCTAGTTATTTTTTAAATATGTCAGAGAATTATATTCATTATGGATACAAGGAAGATTTTGATGATCATTTAATATCTAGTGAATACTTAGACTTGGCACTATTGAAATATAAAAGCTTAAGCAATGACAATTATTCTCTGAATTATAGGTTTTCTTTGGAGGAAAATATTAATGATAGATAG
- the glyA gene encoding serine hydroxymethyltransferase, whose amino-acid sequence MIDRVVFDLIKRETKRERENIELIASENFVSLDVRQAVGSILTNKYAEGYPSKRYYGGCFVVDEIESLAMVRAKELFSASYANVQPHSGSQANMAAIMALIKPKDRVLGMELSHGGHLTHGSKVNFSGIYFDAYSYGVSKDSEIIDYDEVKRIAKECRPNLIIAGASSYSREIDFKKFREIADEVSAYLLCDIAHTAGLIATGFHNSPIDVAHLTTSTTHKTLRGPRGGLILSGTEAKSIINYNNKERTLENAINSCVFPGTQGGPLMHVIAGKAVAFGEALKEDFKDYIARVIDNTKAMAEYFDSEGFRIVSGGTDNHLFLVDLGVLGITGADAEKILEGVNITLNKNVIPFDTRNPSLASGIRIGAAAITSRGLNRDDSLRVAYFIVRALKTKSEDVLRAIKREVIEFISSFNMP is encoded by the coding sequence ATGATAGATAGGGTTGTGTTTGATTTAATTAAAAGGGAAACTAAGAGGGAGAGAGAGAACATTGAATTGATTGCTTCAGAGAATTTTGTATCGTTGGATGTAAGACAGGCTGTTGGAAGTATTTTAACTAACAAATATGCCGAAGGCTATCCTTCTAAGAGATATTATGGTGGGTGTTTTGTTGTTGATGAGATTGAAAGTTTGGCAATGGTACGAGCAAAAGAACTTTTTAGTGCAAGTTATGCTAATGTGCAGCCTCATAGTGGATCTCAGGCTAATATGGCTGCGATAATGGCACTTATTAAGCCTAAAGATAGAGTCCTTGGAATGGAATTGTCTCATGGTGGGCATTTAACTCATGGTAGTAAGGTCAATTTTTCTGGAATTTATTTTGATGCGTATTCTTATGGAGTGTCAAAGGATTCTGAGATTATTGATTACGATGAGGTTAAGCGAATAGCTAAAGAGTGTAGGCCTAACTTAATAATAGCCGGTGCTTCTTCTTATTCAAGAGAAATTGATTTTAAGAAATTTCGCGAGATAGCTGATGAAGTTTCTGCGTATCTTTTGTGTGATATTGCGCATACGGCAGGTCTTATTGCTACAGGCTTCCATAACTCTCCTATTGATGTTGCACATCTGACTACAAGCACCACACATAAGACTTTAAGGGGACCCAGGGGGGGATTAATTCTATCAGGAACAGAAGCTAAGAGCATTATTAATTACAATAATAAGGAGCGAACACTAGAGAATGCAATTAATTCTTGCGTTTTCCCAGGAACTCAAGGGGGACCTTTAATGCATGTTATTGCTGGTAAGGCGGTAGCTTTTGGAGAAGCTTTGAAAGAGGACTTTAAAGATTATATTGCTAGAGTAATAGATAATACCAAAGCCATGGCTGAATATTTTGACTCAGAGGGTTTTAGGATAGTCAGCGGTGGAACTGATAATCATTTATTTTTGGTTGATCTTGGCGTTTTGGGTATTACGGGGGCTGATGCTGAAAAGATTCTTGAGGGTGTAAATATTACGCTTAATAAAAATGTGATCCCTTTTGATACAAGAAATCCTTCTTTAGCTTCTGGTATTCGAATTGGAGCTGCTGCTATTACTTCCAGAGGGCTAAATAGAGATGATTCTCTTAGGGTGGCTTATTTTATTGTTAGAGCTTTAAAAACTAAATCGGAGGATGTGCTTAGAGCTATAAAGCGAGAAGTCATAGAATTTATTAGTAGTTTTAATATGCCTTAA
- a CDS encoding cysteine--tRNA ligase produces MILKLYNTKTRDLSEVENSNCIKVYACGPTVYNYAHIGNLRTYIFEDLLIKSLRLLGYKVNYAMNITDIGHLTGDLDEGEDKVVKAARERGLTVYEISRFFAEAFFCDCEKLNIIRPDNVLVASEYIDNMIEVVKVLEQNNYTYFANGNVYFDTSRFKNYGQMACINPNNSNYVSVSRVEVDISKKNKSDFVLWFTNSKFKNQEMKWDSPWGFGYPSWHLECAAMNLDCFNDALDIHLGGVDHIGVHHINEIAIVECYLNKKWCNIFVHGEFLIMEDEKMSKSTNNFITIQDLEDDGFSPLDFRYFCLTAHYRTQLKFTLSNLRACRLARENMLGKLTSLYTMLSQVDIALLNKGDYHDMGASLESRYYNDFLEKVAFDLNIPQVLALLWDILKDDNLETLCKLTLTFKIDEVLSLSLREEVLKKLKRDKVHLDSSMNALLEERRLAKLRKNFKRADEIRDYFISKGFVLIDTQEGTKVRRG; encoded by the coding sequence ATGATTCTTAAATTATATAATACAAAGACAAGGGATTTATCTGAGGTAGAAAACTCTAACTGCATTAAAGTCTATGCTTGTGGTCCTACTGTTTATAATTATGCACATATAGGTAATCTTAGGACTTATATTTTTGAAGATTTGCTTATTAAGTCTTTAAGATTACTAGGATACAAGGTTAATTATGCGATGAATATTACTGACATAGGTCACCTGACAGGTGATCTTGATGAAGGAGAGGATAAGGTAGTTAAGGCTGCGAGAGAAAGAGGACTTACGGTTTATGAGATTAGTAGATTTTTTGCAGAAGCTTTTTTTTGTGATTGTGAAAAGTTGAATATAATACGTCCTGATAATGTTCTTGTTGCAAGCGAATATATTGATAACATGATAGAAGTGGTCAAAGTTCTTGAACAGAATAATTACACTTATTTTGCTAATGGTAATGTTTATTTTGATACCTCTCGTTTTAAAAATTATGGTCAGATGGCATGCATTAATCCAAATAATTCTAATTATGTTTCTGTTTCTAGAGTGGAAGTAGATATATCAAAAAAGAATAAGTCAGACTTTGTTTTGTGGTTTACGAATTCAAAATTTAAAAATCAGGAAATGAAATGGGATTCACCTTGGGGATTTGGTTATCCAAGTTGGCATTTAGAGTGTGCTGCCATGAATTTAGATTGCTTCAATGATGCTCTCGATATTCATTTAGGAGGTGTTGATCATATCGGTGTTCATCACATAAATGAAATAGCCATAGTTGAATGTTACTTAAATAAAAAGTGGTGTAACATATTTGTGCATGGCGAATTTTTAATTATGGAAGATGAAAAGATGTCAAAATCAACCAATAATTTTATTACCATTCAGGACTTAGAGGATGATGGATTTTCACCTTTAGATTTTAGATATTTCTGTTTAACGGCACATTATAGAACTCAACTTAAATTTACATTGAGTAATCTTAGAGCTTGCAGGTTAGCTAGGGAAAATATGCTAGGTAAGTTAACATCTCTTTATACTATGTTAAGTCAAGTTGATATAGCATTGCTTAATAAGGGGGATTATCACGATATGGGAGCTTCTCTAGAGAGTAGATATTATAATGATTTTTTAGAAAAAGTGGCTTTTGATTTAAATATTCCACAAGTATTGGCATTACTCTGGGATATTTTGAAAGATGATAACTTAGAAACGCTTTGCAAGCTTACACTTACGTTTAAGATTGATGAGGTTTTATCTCTTAGTTTAAGAGAAGAAGTGTTAAAAAAGCTCAAGAGAGATAAGGTACACCTTGATAGCTCCATGAATGCTTTATTGGAAGAGAGACGACTTGCAAAGCTAAGAAAAAACTTTAAACGTGCTGATGAGATTAGAGATTATTTTATTTCTAAGGGATTTGTATTAATTGACACGCAAGAGGGGACTAAGGTTAGAAGAGGTTAG
- a CDS encoding integrin-binding adhesin P66 family protein — MRNQIPYIFILLLIFSVSAFADETDTEKDAFKLNPWSPKFEFENSSEFRFDMDELVPGLENKTQIGIKFLPSEKNAELGKNDPFSAYIKVEDLGLKVKGKKDATFKLDVGNITAKINMYDFYIKMDSMTDFDFNQESLFSFAPMTSIKSKYYGFPSNDRATSKTILARGTAKKIGTLQFGYTLPQLELVLAIGATGTGNRNDKITGSESDDDKKKKEDTPYNDVYRGMLYGIQAKWKPIKNVLEKDTTAVMAESPFELNFGISGAVGNKVFNDSSITYGLKDKSLAGSDLFIPTLSNTSIMTSLGFIYKMGLSKINDKNTYLVLQTGADVGFDLFASDFSTFGHISRKANTFKTNPDDPKDKDVFHEKVNKLAFDQKKSFNTAFSVGANIGLAWNKDEGEKESWSIKGKDSFNTRVFGEQDKKSGIGLGINYGQNLYQPKSSKKLVKDIAQNAFKTLNVEISTYEDNKKGILPGLGWIASMGVYDLLKKKPKAEDIITILAQSDDAGGIASPSFVEATKLGGALYLDYAVPVESISPKAYITPYVGTHVLSSLKGDSNIYLKAGLELDNLIKATTVSLGWDSNDILAKKDKMGSVFLKFKIAFN, encoded by the coding sequence ATGCGTAACCAAATACCTTATATTTTTATACTGTTATTAATCTTTTCCGTCTCGGCTTTTGCAGATGAGACAGACACGGAAAAAGATGCGTTTAAATTAAATCCATGGAGTCCTAAATTTGAATTCGAAAACAGCAGTGAGTTTAGATTCGACATGGATGAACTCGTTCCTGGTTTGGAAAATAAAACCCAAATAGGCATCAAATTTTTACCATCTGAAAAAAATGCAGAATTGGGCAAGAATGATCCTTTCTCAGCTTACATTAAAGTAGAAGATTTGGGTTTAAAAGTTAAAGGAAAGAAGGATGCTACATTTAAGCTTGATGTAGGGAATATTACAGCAAAAATCAATATGTATGATTTTTACATCAAAATGGATTCAATGACTGATTTTGATTTTAATCAAGAGTCTTTATTTAGCTTCGCCCCAATGACTTCCATCAAAAGTAAATACTATGGTTTCCCTAGCAATGACAGAGCTACTAGTAAAACAATTCTTGCAAGAGGTACAGCAAAAAAAATAGGTACACTACAGTTTGGATACACGCTACCTCAGTTAGAACTTGTGCTTGCAATTGGAGCTACAGGAACAGGTAATCGAAATGATAAAATAACCGGTAGTGAATCAGATGACGATAAAAAGAAAAAAGAAGATACGCCTTACAATGATGTTTACAGGGGTATGCTTTACGGGATACAGGCAAAATGGAAGCCAATAAAAAATGTGTTGGAAAAAGACACCACTGCTGTCATGGCAGAGTCTCCATTTGAATTAAACTTTGGAATCTCTGGAGCGGTTGGTAACAAGGTATTTAATGACTCGTCAATAACGTATGGACTTAAGGATAAATCCCTTGCTGGGTCAGATCTTTTCATTCCCACTTTATCAAATACATCTATTATGACCTCTCTTGGATTTATATATAAGATGGGGCTTTCAAAAATCAACGACAAGAATACCTATCTTGTTTTGCAAACAGGAGCTGACGTTGGATTCGATTTATTTGCCAGTGATTTTTCTACATTTGGACACATCTCTAGAAAGGCAAATACCTTCAAGACTAATCCTGACGATCCAAAAGATAAAGATGTATTCCACGAAAAAGTAAATAAACTTGCCTTCGACCAAAAAAAATCCTTTAACACTGCATTCTCTGTAGGGGCTAATATAGGTTTAGCTTGGAATAAAGATGAGGGAGAAAAAGAATCATGGTCAATTAAAGGAAAAGATTCTTTTAATACAAGAGTATTCGGAGAACAAGATAAAAAATCTGGAATTGGACTTGGAATTAATTATGGACAAAATTTATATCAGCCTAAGTCTTCAAAAAAATTAGTAAAAGATATCGCTCAAAACGCATTTAAAACTTTAAATGTTGAGATTTCAACTTATGAAGACAATAAAAAAGGAATCCTACCTGGCCTTGGTTGGATAGCTTCAATGGGAGTTTACGATTTATTAAAAAAGAAGCCTAAGGCAGAGGATATAATAACTATTCTTGCACAATCTGATGATGCTGGGGGTATCGCATCACCTTCATTTGTAGAAGCTACTAAACTTGGTGGTGCTTTATACCTCGATTACGCAGTACCTGTAGAATCTATATCACCAAAGGCGTATATAACTCCGTATGTAGGAACCCACGTCCTAAGTTCACTTAAAGGTGATAGTAATATATACCTAAAAGCGGGACTTGAGCTGGACAATTTAATAAAGGCCACAACAGTCTCACTTGGATGGGATTCAAATGATATCTTGGCAAAAAAAGACAAAATGGGAAGTGTATTCCTCAAATTTAAAATCGCTTTCAATTAA